CCATCGCTACTTCATTGCTTTTGTATTGTTTAAAAAGATCCCAGCCGCTGTCCCCTTTAGCGCTTAAATATCCAGTTATGAAATCTAGAGCCGAACCTGAAAGCGAAGGATCGGGAATGTTGACGGTTCCTTTCCATTCGGCTCTGGTGAGGTCATCCCATGAGGTCGGAGGGGTGCTTACTTTTTTGGTATTGTAGACAATCCCTAGTGCGGATGCGCTGTAACTGAAATAATTACCATCTGCTGTGTCTGACCAATCGCTAACGAGCTTATCTGCATTAACCGCCTCTTTATATGGAAGCAATAATCCGTCGTTCTTCATCCCTTGCATGGACGGAAGAGAGGCGAGGACAACAACATCAACCACCGGATTGGATTTTTCTGCTTCCATACGGGCTAATATTTTTCCAGTAGTGCCTTGGAACATTTCGACCTTTACACCAGTTTTGGCTTCAAAGCCTTCTTTAATTTTAGTGGCCAGACCTTCAGGGCCTGCACTGTAGACGACAAGATTGCCACTCAGAGCTTTCTCTGTTGGTTGTGGTGCTTCCGTTTGAGCTGTAGTGTTAGCGTTTGAAGTTGGATTGCTAGCGTTAGCTGCAGATGTGTTAGAGGAGCTACAGCCGGCCAAACTTGCACCGATTATAGTTGTTAGAAGAAGTGCGCTAAGTCCTTTAGTGTTATTTATTTGTTTCAATGTGATTGCCTCCCTAATATTTTTGTGTGCATCTTGCTGCATGGAACAGCATCATAAGGAGCTGTTCCATGCAGTGGACGCTTAATTCAGGTGATGGATCTGGTGCTCAGAAGCGTAGAGCTGGATTGTTTCTCCAACAGGTAGACGTTGATCATGATAAGCTGTCCAAGCAGTTCGGTTCTCCATGTCCAGAATGACCTCATAGCGATCACCCATATAGCTCACATGTCGAATAATCCCTTTAAAAGGAAGAGAGGAAGCATCCTCCCGAGTCCAACGTAAATGTTCTGGACGAAGCATTTGCTTATCAGGAACGATCCAGTTGGATTTTCCAATAAAGTGGGCTACAAAAGGATGACTTGGTTTTCGATAAATCTCCTCAGGAGAGCCTGCTTGTAAAATAACTCCACCTTGCATCACAACGACTTCATCTGACATAGACATCGCCTCGGTTTGATCATGGGTAACATACAGAGCGGTAATGCCCATGTTCCTCACTAAGGAGGTTAACTCCAGCCTCATTTCATCTCGCAAGACCGCATCCAGTGCACTTAAAGGCTCATCGAACAATACGAGTTGGGGCCTAGTAACTACGGCTCTGGCAAAAGCAACCCGTTGCTGTTGTCCACCGGACAGCTGATGGGGAAAGCGGAGCTCCAAGCCTTCCAGCTTTACGGATCGAAGCGCTTGCTGAACCCTAATCCGTAGATCCTTCTTCTGCTTAGAGGCACGAAGTCCGAAGGCAACATTCTCAAAGACAGTTAGATGCGGCCAGAGTGCGAAATCTTGAAAGACCATGCCAAAGTTGCGGCTATGAATGGGGCGACTAATTCTGTTACTGCCTGAGAAAATAAACTCCTCATCCAATAGGATTTCTCCCGCATCCGGTGTTTCCAGCCCAGCAATCAGACGGAGTAGTGTTGTCTTTCCACAACCTGAAGGACCGAGTAATGTCGTAAAGCTTCCAGCGGGAATCTTCAGATCTGCAGCCTTTAAGGCATGCACATCTCCGAACTTCTTTT
This window of the Paenibacillus sp. FSL R10-2734 genome carries:
- a CDS encoding ABC transporter substrate-binding protein produces the protein MNNTKGLSALLLTTIIGASLAGCSSSNTSAANASNPTSNANTTAQTEAPQPTEKALSGNLVVYSAGPEGLATKIKEGFEAKTGVKVEMFQGTTGKILARMEAEKSNPVVDVVVLASLPSMQGMKNDGLLLPYKEAVNADKLVSDWSDTADGNYFSYSASALGIVYNTKKVSTPPTSWDDLTRAEWKGTVNIPDPSLSGSALDFITGYLSAKGDSGWDLFKQYKSNEVAMAGANQEALDPVITGAKSVVAAGVDYMAYKAKAAGEPVDIVYPAEGTVISPRPAAIIKTSPNVDNAKAFIDYLLSDEAQALVAKAYLLPGRTDVKAENRANLEEIKTFDVKWEWMNEHSDEVSTTFTQIFK
- a CDS encoding ABC transporter ATP-binding protein produces the protein MKEITIHRLEKKFGDVHALKAADLKIPAGSFTTLLGPSGCGKTTLLRLIAGLETPDAGEILLDEEFIFSGSNRISRPIHSRNFGMVFQDFALWPHLTVFENVAFGLRASKQKKDLRIRVQQALRSVKLEGLELRFPHQLSGGQQQRVAFARAVVTRPQLVLFDEPLSALDAVLRDEMRLELTSLVRNMGITALYVTHDQTEAMSMSDEVVVMQGGVILQAGSPEEIYRKPSHPFVAHFIGKSNWIVPDKQMLRPEHLRWTREDASSLPFKGIIRHVSYMGDRYEVILDMENRTAWTAYHDQRLPVGETIQLYASEHQIHHLN